A window of Oligoflexia bacterium genomic DNA:
ATAAAAAACTCACATACGCGATTAGTAAGTATAGAGGCTAAATCGGTGTTGATTAACCCGGTTAAACGTTTTTCCTCTAATGAAAGAATTAAAAATTTAAACTCACTTGATACACATACTTTTGATCTGTGTATCATTGGTGGTGGCATCACGGGCGCTGGTACGGCTCGCGATGCTGCTAGCCGAGGCCTTCGAGTTTGTCTAATTGAACAAAATGATTTTGCCTCAGGTACGAGTAGTCGCTCGAGTAAACTCATTCATGGCGGTATTCGCTATTTAGAAAATCTTGAATTTGGATTAGTTTTTGAAGCGCTTAATGAGCGGCATGTGCTTTTTGAAATTGCACCCCACCTTGTTCATCCACTGACATTTGTATTGCCCGTGTATCGCGGTGGACGTGTTGGGATGTTTAAAATGGGTGTAGGCATGTGGCTCTATGATGCACTCGCATTATTTCACGCTCCAAAATTTCATGAGCGACTGTCAGTAGAAGAAACAGTAGATCGTTTGATAACAGTTGAGCCTGAAGATCTTGTTGGGTCGTATCTCTATAGCGATGCATACATGGATGACGACCGGCTTGTTATTGAAACAATGCGCTCGGCTCATGCATTTGGTGCGGTTTGTGTAAATTATGTGAAGGCTGGTAAGGGAAGTTTTGATGAAAATGAGAGGCTTAATACTTTAGAAGCAGTTGATCAATTCACGGGTAAAAAAATGCAGATCCGGGCCAAACATTTTATCAGCACGGTTGGCCCCTGGACTGATCAATTCGCTTCTTCGCTTATAAAGTGGAAAAAAGTTTTAAGACCCACAAAAGGAATTCACATCACCATTCGTCGTGAGCGATTGCCTTTACAAGATGCCGTTGTGATGGCCACGGGTACAGATAAAAGAATCGTTTTTGCTATTCCGCGAAATGAAATAGTCATCATTGGCACAACAGATACTGATTTTCCAAGTGATCCATCAACGGTTCATACAGAGCGTTCAGATGTTGAATATTTAATTGATGTAATTGGTCGTTATTTTCCAAAATCAGGTATTCAAGAATCAGACATCATTTCAACTTACGCAGGTGTTAGACCCCTGGTTGATGACGGCAGTGGCAGTGAAAGTAAAACTAGCCGTGAGCATGTGATTTTACACACACCACAAAATGTGACGTTTGTTGCGGGCGGTAAATACACCACGTATCGACGTATGGCTCGAGATATTGTTGAAGAAGTACTTAAAAAAGAATTCACTCTTGAAGAACGTATTCAATATGCGCGCAATCAAACACGCGAAGCCATTAACCCACTAGTTACGCCAGAAAAACTTAATGAAGCATTATCACAATCAATAAGCTGGTCTGCAAATTATGGTCTAACGGAAGCAGAAACAAAAAGATTGGCTGAGCGTCACGGTGTTGAAGCTCTTGAAATTTTAGAGGCCGGTGAAGAGAAGGGTTTGCAATCTCCATGGGAGATGGAAGCGCTTTTTGCAATTCAACACACCATGTGTTTGCATTTGCGTGATTTTATGTTGAGGCGGACACCACTTTATCTCACTCACCATGATCATGGAAAATCAGTACTTGATAAAATTGCAGATGTTTTTCAGCGAGAATATAATTGGAGTCAAGACGAATTGATCGCAGAAAAACAACTCTATGAAGATCACCTCAAGCTTGAACTTGGCTGGCGTTAATTTTTTTCATATTGATTTTATTTACGCATACTTTGAATGACGTCTTTGATTTTGCCAAGGCCGGAGATTCCGTAACTTCCGAGAAATTTTGCAAATGACATCCCACCCGCTTTAATCACACCAAGATAACCATTGGTCAAAAGTGCGATCATTGAGCCGGTAACTTTAATTTTCATATTTTTATTTAAATAACTTTTTGCGATGTTGATTCCTAATTCAGCAATATCGTTGCTCGGGTCATTCACAAGACTTTCAACAGCTTGTGTCTTCATGGTAAAAACCACATCTGGATCTTTAGCAGGACGTTGTTCGAATCGAGGTTTATTGCCATCTTTGAAAAATGCGCAGGAGAGACCTTCTACGATTATGCCGATTTCAACACTCTGCCGCAAAGAGTCGGCCGCAGCCTCACAGGCTGAACGGGTTTCAAAAAATTTTTTCAACTCTTCGAAAGCTTGCTGATCAGTCATACTTAGCATAGTATTTAATTCGATCAGAAATACAAGGATAACAAATGAAACAAAAACAACATGCACTACTAGACCCCACTGACAACCCACGTACATGGAACAATCCCAAGAAAATGGCTATCGCTCGCAACATGCTTGAGCGTTACACGGGGTCTTTGGCAAAAGAATTCAACAAGCACATCATTCTCACTAATTTTGAGTATTATATGGACCGTTTTAGTAAGCGATACAATGCTCCGCTGAAATC
This region includes:
- a CDS encoding glycerol-3-phosphate dehydrogenase/oxidase gives rise to the protein MLINPVKRFSSNERIKNLNSLDTHTFDLCIIGGGITGAGTARDAASRGLRVCLIEQNDFASGTSSRSSKLIHGGIRYLENLEFGLVFEALNERHVLFEIAPHLVHPLTFVLPVYRGGRVGMFKMGVGMWLYDALALFHAPKFHERLSVEETVDRLITVEPEDLVGSYLYSDAYMDDDRLVIETMRSAHAFGAVCVNYVKAGKGSFDENERLNTLEAVDQFTGKKMQIRAKHFISTVGPWTDQFASSLIKWKKVLRPTKGIHITIRRERLPLQDAVVMATGTDKRIVFAIPRNEIVIIGTTDTDFPSDPSTVHTERSDVEYLIDVIGRYFPKSGIQESDIISTYAGVRPLVDDGSGSESKTSREHVILHTPQNVTFVAGGKYTTYRRMARDIVEEVLKKEFTLEERIQYARNQTREAINPLVTPEKLNEALSQSISWSANYGLTEAETKRLAERHGVEALEILEAGEEKGLQSPWEMEALFAIQHTMCLHLRDFMLRRTPLYLTHHDHGKSVLDKIADVFQREYNWSQDELIAEKQLYEDHLKLELGWR